A window of the Desulforapulum autotrophicum HRM2 genome harbors these coding sequences:
- the nusG gene encoding transcription termination/antitermination protein NusG, which produces MSLKWYVVHVYSGFEHKVKLALEDKVANSGCADSFDEILVPTEHVVELVNGKKRESSRKFYPGYILVRMSLNDETWHIVNSTPKVTGFLGGKNKPAPISDAEAAAIVERMEQGKNKPQPKYYFEPGDDVRVTDGPFTNFNGTVEESNPDKGKVRVLVSIFGRATPVELDFVQVTKI; this is translated from the coding sequence GTGTCTCTTAAATGGTATGTGGTTCACGTCTATTCAGGGTTTGAACATAAGGTCAAGCTTGCCTTGGAAGACAAGGTTGCCAACTCCGGATGTGCTGACAGTTTTGATGAGATTCTGGTTCCGACTGAGCACGTTGTGGAACTTGTCAATGGGAAAAAGCGGGAATCCTCACGTAAGTTTTACCCGGGTTATATTCTTGTGCGCATGTCCTTGAACGATGAGACCTGGCATATTGTTAATTCCACGCCAAAAGTGACTGGGTTTCTGGGCGGCAAGAACAAACCGGCTCCCATTTCCGATGCAGAAGCCGCAGCCATTGTTGAGCGAATGGAGCAGGGTAAAAATAAACCCCAGCCCAAATATTATTTTGAACCGGGTGATGATGTACGGGTGACTGACGGGCCGTTTACCAACTTTAACGGAACGGTAGAAGAGTCGAATCCCGACAAGGGAAAGGTTCGGGTCCTTGTCAGTATCTTCGGGCGGGCAACACCTGTTGAACTTGACTTTGTCCAGGTCACAAAGATTTAA
- the secE gene encoding preprotein translocase subunit SecE, with protein MARLQKKKVTTDKSKARVQEDQDLERVSGDKGTELRVKPAPQVLKSKTPPLTNVVAGRENFYHQAVRFFREVRVELKKVTWPNQKQTAGSTVVVIILVFILAAFLGLVDFGLSKLVQVVLA; from the coding sequence ATGGCACGGTTGCAAAAGAAGAAGGTGACAACAGATAAAAGCAAAGCCAGGGTACAGGAAGATCAGGATCTGGAACGGGTGAGCGGGGATAAGGGTACTGAGCTTCGTGTGAAACCAGCACCCCAGGTGTTAAAGTCAAAGACACCCCCTCTGACAAACGTTGTAGCCGGACGAGAAAATTTTTACCACCAGGCAGTTCGTTTTTTTCGCGAGGTCCGAGTTGAACTTAAAAAGGTTACCTGGCCAAATCAGAAACAGACTGCCGGTTCAACGGTGGTTGTAATTATCCTCGTGTTTATTCTTGCTGCATTTCTTGGCCTGGTCGATTTTGGTCTTTCAAAGTTGGTGCAGGTTGTTCTTGCATAA
- the rpmG gene encoding 50S ribosomal protein L33 has product MPRVNVTLACTECKRRNYTTTKNKRITPDKLEFEKYCRFCKKHVTHKETRK; this is encoded by the coding sequence GTGCCCAGAGTAAACGTGACTCTTGCATGTACAGAGTGCAAAAGAAGAAACTACACAACGACAAAGAATAAGCGTATAACTCCTGATAAGCTTGAGTTTGAAAAATACTGCAGGTTCTGTAAGAAACACGTGACCCATAAAGAGACGCGCAAGTAA
- the tuf gene encoding elongation factor Tu — protein sequence MAKEKFERTKPHVNIGTIGHIDHGKTTLTAAITKHAALRGFGKFVAFDEIDKAPEERERGITISTAHVEYETAKRHYAHVDCPGHADYIKNMITGAAQMDGAILVVSADDGPMPQTREHILLARQVGVPSIVVFLNKCDMVDDEELIELVEMELQELLTKYEFPGDDTPIVRGSALKALEADTSDDPAAEPILKLLDVLDEYVKEPVRDTDKDFLMPIEDVFSISGRGTVVTGRIDRGIIKTGEEVELVGIRDTTKTICTGVEMFRKLLDEGRAGDNVGLLLRGTKRDAVERGQVVAKPGTITPHTKFKAEIYCLSKEEGGRHTPFFSGYRPQFFFRTTDVTGVLSLPEGVEMIMPGDNAAITAELIAPIAMEKELRFAIREGGRTVGAGVIGEIIE from the coding sequence ATGGCAAAAGAAAAATTTGAGCGGACAAAACCCCATGTCAATATCGGAACCATTGGACATATTGATCATGGAAAAACAACGCTTACGGCAGCAATTACCAAACATGCCGCCCTTAGGGGGTTTGGAAAATTTGTCGCCTTTGACGAGATTGATAAGGCCCCTGAAGAGCGAGAGCGGGGTATTACAATTTCCACCGCCCATGTGGAGTACGAGACGGCCAAGCGCCACTATGCCCACGTTGATTGCCCGGGACATGCTGATTACATCAAAAACATGATTACCGGCGCAGCCCAGATGGACGGTGCAATCCTTGTTGTCAGCGCTGATGATGGACCCATGCCCCAGACACGTGAGCATATTCTGCTGGCCCGTCAGGTGGGTGTCCCGAGTATTGTTGTTTTTTTGAACAAGTGTGATATGGTTGATGATGAAGAACTCATTGAGCTTGTTGAAATGGAACTTCAGGAACTACTGACAAAGTATGAATTTCCAGGGGATGATACGCCCATTGTCAGGGGGAGCGCCCTTAAGGCCCTTGAGGCAGATACTTCGGATGATCCTGCGGCTGAGCCCATACTTAAGTTGCTGGACGTACTTGATGAGTATGTAAAAGAACCTGTTCGGGACACTGATAAAGATTTTCTCATGCCCATTGAAGATGTTTTTTCGATTTCTGGACGCGGAACCGTTGTTACAGGAAGAATCGACCGCGGCATCATCAAGACAGGTGAAGAGGTTGAGCTCGTCGGCATCCGCGATACAACAAAGACCATCTGTACCGGCGTTGAGATGTTCAGAAAACTTCTGGATGAGGGCAGGGCCGGTGATAATGTCGGGCTGCTTCTCAGGGGAACCAAACGGGATGCTGTTGAAAGGGGTCAGGTTGTCGCAAAACCCGGTACTATCACTCCTCACACGAAGTTCAAGGCAGAGATTTATTGTCTGAGCAAAGAGGAAGGGGGGCGTCATACACCGTTTTTCAGCGGCTATCGACCACAGTTTTTTTTCAGGACCACTGATGTTACCGGGGTCTTGTCCCTGCCCGAAGGGGTGGAGATGATCATGCCCGGGGATAATGCAGCCATTACAGCTGAACTCATAGCACCCATTGCCATGGAAAAAGAGTTGCGCTTTGCCATCAGGGAAGGCGGACGAACGGTAGGCGCAGGTGTTATTGGAGAAATAATAGAATAA
- a CDS encoding lytic transglycosylase domain-containing protein has product MGCQSALQNHSNVADPGITMIEQETPFESPTSRRGHTHDPIIATGTAGKRTDSIRNSLKKSPRSVAAQEKIDQALELCNSAQALWEKGELENALTELDSAYAAILDLDTNAHPLFTQQKEDIRYMISKRILEIYASRNIVVTGSHDAIPITLNAYVQKEINLLTGSERNFFIHSMKRSGRYQPFIASEFKKAGIPEELSWLPLIESGFRVRALSPARALGLWQFIPSTGYKFGLKRDYYVDERLDPVKSTHAAIAYLKELHGMFGDWATVLAAYNCGEGRVLRIIRQQNINYLDNFWDLYEKLPRETSRYVPRFLATIHILKNLDQFKFDATCPAEPFEFEICTVNKQLRLKDIAREIQVEPSLLKDLNPELRYALLPPEEYEVRIPAEKAGLFLAKLDSINSSFTPPTRYAYHKVRKGETLSGIAKRYHTSIHQLTLINKISKKTVIVSGKVLKVPNSDTTPTQKTAHGIAATPPSQTVKYMVRQGDNLWLIAGRYKTTTKAIMAANNLRSSALTIGQELKIPAKKTSTQRISTHFVKSGDNPFTIAKKYNMTLHRLLSLNHLTSRSKIYPGQKLLVE; this is encoded by the coding sequence ATGGGCTGCCAATCAGCGCTTCAAAATCATTCTAATGTTGCCGATCCTGGAATCACGATGATTGAGCAGGAAACACCGTTTGAGTCGCCAACCTCGCGCAGGGGGCATACCCATGACCCAATAATTGCCACGGGTACTGCAGGCAAACGGACAGATTCAATCCGCAACTCCCTGAAAAAATCACCCAGATCAGTTGCTGCCCAGGAGAAAATTGATCAGGCGTTAGAACTGTGCAATTCTGCCCAGGCTCTCTGGGAAAAAGGTGAGCTTGAAAATGCCCTCACTGAACTTGATTCAGCCTATGCTGCTATCCTTGACCTTGACACCAATGCCCACCCCCTTTTCACCCAGCAGAAGGAAGATATCCGTTACATGATCTCCAAACGGATACTTGAGATCTATGCATCGAGGAACATCGTTGTCACGGGCAGCCACGATGCAATCCCCATTACCCTGAATGCGTACGTTCAAAAGGAAATCAATCTTCTCACTGGATCTGAAAGAAATTTTTTCATTCATTCCATGAAGCGGTCAGGCAGATATCAGCCCTTTATCGCCTCTGAGTTCAAAAAAGCCGGGATCCCCGAAGAGCTCTCATGGCTGCCCCTCATCGAAAGCGGATTCAGGGTTCGGGCCCTTTCCCCGGCCAGGGCATTGGGCCTGTGGCAGTTTATTCCCTCCACCGGATATAAATTTGGTCTCAAGCGGGACTACTATGTTGATGAACGACTCGATCCGGTCAAATCAACCCATGCCGCCATTGCATACCTCAAGGAGCTCCATGGGATGTTCGGAGACTGGGCAACCGTTCTTGCAGCATACAACTGCGGTGAAGGAAGGGTGCTAAGAATCATCAGGCAGCAGAACATCAACTACCTTGACAACTTCTGGGATCTTTACGAGAAACTACCAAGGGAAACATCCCGATATGTACCGCGTTTTCTTGCCACCATCCACATCCTCAAAAATCTTGATCAGTTCAAATTTGATGCCACTTGCCCTGCAGAGCCTTTTGAATTTGAAATATGCACCGTCAACAAGCAGCTTCGACTTAAAGATATTGCAAGGGAAATTCAAGTTGAGCCCAGCCTCCTCAAGGATCTGAACCCTGAACTCAGATATGCCCTTCTTCCACCCGAGGAGTACGAAGTAAGGATTCCAGCAGAAAAAGCGGGCCTGTTTCTTGCAAAATTAGACAGTATAAACTCCTCATTTACTCCGCCCACACGCTACGCCTACCACAAGGTCAGAAAAGGCGAAACCCTGTCTGGAATTGCAAAACGCTACCATACTTCCATTCACCAGCTGACTTTGATCAACAAAATCTCAAAAAAAACCGTAATTGTTTCAGGCAAGGTCCTCAAGGTTCCTAATTCCGACACGACTCCGACCCAGAAAACAGCCCATGGAATTGCCGCTACCCCCCCAAGTCAGACCGTAAAGTACATGGTGAGACAGGGGGATAACCTCTGGCTCATTGCCGGTCGCTACAAAACAACCACAAAGGCCATCATGGCTGCCAACAATCTCAGGAGCTCTGCCCTCACCATTGGACAGGAACTTAAGATCCCAGCCAAAAAAACCAGCACCCAACGTATTTCAACCCATTTTGTAAAATCTGGAGATAATCCCTTTACAATAGCTAAAAAATATAATATGACTCTCCATCGTCTGCTCTCGTTGAACCATCTTACGTCGAGAAGCAAGATTTACCCGGGCCAGAAACTTCTGGTCGAATAA
- a CDS encoding peptidase U32 family protein gives MKTSPKKPELLAPAGNLEKLEVAIEFGADAVYLAGKAFSLRNFSGNFTDQELTQAVDFAHHAGVKVYLACNIYSRNPEQAAIVGFLERIGHLNPDAVIIADPGIIDLAATIIPEIPIHLSTQANTTNYNAVNFWGKVGVKRVNLARELTLTEIREIKQRSDLEIETFIHGAMCISYSGRCLLSSFLSGRDSNQGACTHPCRWNYSVVEEQRPGHYHSLMEDERGSYLFNSKDLCMLDHIPELMDAGIDSLKIEGRMKGVNYLASVVKAYRMAIDSYSADPAHYSLDPEWTQELSQLYHRGYCTGFYFNDPNQTLPNYDNLRKGMIHGFIGRIVDSPGKRQITVDVRNKISPGDTIEILTPQGINPSTLITQILDKNMSPIDHGQPNTRSTLVIQIDAPSTGIIRKADPSDNRTDL, from the coding sequence ATGAAAACATCCCCTAAAAAACCAGAACTTCTTGCCCCGGCCGGGAACCTTGAAAAACTCGAGGTTGCCATTGAGTTTGGTGCAGATGCTGTCTACCTGGCAGGTAAAGCCTTCAGTCTCAGAAATTTTTCCGGCAACTTTACCGACCAGGAGCTGACACAGGCCGTTGACTTTGCCCACCACGCCGGAGTCAAGGTTTACCTTGCGTGCAACATTTATTCTCGTAACCCTGAACAGGCAGCCATTGTTGGCTTTCTTGAACGGATCGGTCACCTTAACCCGGATGCCGTAATCATTGCCGATCCCGGCATTATCGATCTGGCAGCAACTATTATCCCCGAAATCCCCATCCATTTGAGCACCCAGGCAAATACGACCAACTACAATGCGGTCAATTTCTGGGGGAAGGTGGGCGTCAAACGGGTCAACCTTGCCCGGGAACTGACCCTTACAGAAATACGGGAAATCAAGCAGCGTTCTGATCTTGAAATCGAAACCTTCATCCATGGGGCCATGTGTATCTCCTACTCGGGGCGCTGCCTGTTGAGCAGTTTTCTATCAGGCCGGGACAGCAATCAGGGGGCATGCACCCACCCCTGCCGGTGGAACTACTCTGTGGTGGAAGAACAACGCCCCGGACACTACCATTCACTCATGGAAGACGAACGGGGGTCATACCTCTTCAACTCAAAGGATCTGTGCATGCTCGACCACATCCCTGAGTTGATGGACGCCGGTATAGACTCACTTAAAATCGAAGGTCGAATGAAGGGAGTTAACTACCTTGCCTCGGTGGTAAAGGCCTATCGCATGGCCATTGACAGCTACTCGGCCGATCCTGCCCATTATTCCCTTGATCCAGAATGGACCCAGGAACTATCCCAGCTCTACCACCGCGGCTATTGCACAGGATTTTACTTTAATGATCCGAACCAGACCCTGCCCAATTATGACAACCTGCGAAAAGGGATGATCCATGGATTTATCGGCAGAATCGTCGATTCTCCTGGGAAAAGGCAAATCACCGTTGATGTCAGAAATAAAATTTCCCCCGGAGATACAATCGAGATCCTCACCCCCCAGGGAATAAACCCAAGCACCTTGATCACACAAATTCTTGACAAAAACATGTCCCCCATTGACCATGGCCAACCAAACACCCGATCTACCCTGGTAATCCAAATTGATGCCCCGTCAACGGGAATAATCAGAAAGGCAGATCCCAGTGATAACCGGACAGACCTTTGA
- a CDS encoding hybrid sensor histidine kinase/response regulator yields the protein MFEDDETLQMYIEESLEHLSDIESDLLTIEEGGENIDLDIVNNVFRAAHSIKGGAGFMGLTTVKDLAHSLENVLDLIRNMALVPDSERISVLLKGFDRLENLMNNIQSSNDQDVSEHIKALSEIAQPSSEIAQPSSEIAQPSSDKENQDITPVMVDIHLPDGRIFSQVDQSDMEQRRMEGQFIFLVEYDLISDIHNRNKALSKTLDTLIKTGTILESRIDFNAVGTLADDSPFHTIPLQILYASIIEPDMAETLFDLPADNIHIIDDDMLADSSAPILSDPQAMISRQKTAQKKKVVPISNKIENQSVSAPKDQAQTVAAAGESPSKVTGSLRVNVNLLDTLMTLAGELVLSRNQLVQGINSSNAKATELASQRIDMITSELQETIMQTRMQPISSIFTKFTRVVRDLSRQLEKSIDLVIEGKEVELDKTILESINDPLTHLVRNSVDHGIETPDERTACGKPQTGLITLKAFHDAGQVNIVITDDGKGLDPVKIAHAAVTKGLLSEQQVMEMSDKEKTDLILLPGFSTAEQVTDVSGRGVGMDVVVTNLEKLGGIIEIDSTPGKGTVIQIKLPLTLAIIPSQIISVGKEKYAVPQVNLDELLRIPAAKVKERIEKVGDADVVRLRGNLLPLLDLAKVLGIEKTFVDPQDKTERPDRRNTISDRRGTRLNESGLPMAKDTPSPPLDRQGVDRRFHAASAINIAVVSAGSYKYGLVVDELKDSEEIVVKPLGRHMKRCAGYAGATIMGDGRVALILDVSNLAQMAELTTMAETERVAKAAREARAAQNMAQDKASLLLFRNAETEYFAAPLNLVERIERIASSAIEHVGGKKVIQYRGGALPLYELSQVTQVGSLPQRDQQEVIVFKVKDREIGLMVCPPVDALEVFLDIDDSTLKQKCINGSMIIDGHTTLLVDIFGIVKELNPGWFVEEQTAADEMTKGGQKVILFAEDSAFFRNQVRGFMNEEGYKVITAEDGAIAWDLLNKHKDEIDIIVTDLEMPNMDGFELTERIKNHPEFSHYTVIALTSLASDAHIAKGEKVGIDTYEIKLDRENLMKVIRNYLTL from the coding sequence ATGTTTGAAGACGATGAAACCCTGCAGATGTACATTGAAGAATCCCTTGAACATCTATCCGATATCGAGAGTGACCTCTTAACCATTGAAGAGGGTGGTGAAAACATAGATCTCGACATAGTAAACAATGTTTTCAGGGCGGCACATTCCATCAAGGGTGGTGCCGGCTTCATGGGGCTTACCACAGTCAAGGACCTGGCCCACAGCCTTGAAAATGTTCTGGATCTTATCAGAAACATGGCCCTTGTTCCAGATTCTGAACGAATCAGCGTACTGCTCAAGGGGTTTGACAGACTCGAAAACCTCATGAACAACATACAGTCAAGCAATGATCAGGATGTGTCAGAGCACATCAAGGCCCTGTCCGAAATTGCCCAGCCCTCTTCCGAAATTGCCCAGCCCTCTTCCGAAATTGCCCAGCCCTCTTCCGACAAAGAGAACCAGGACATAACACCGGTCATGGTGGACATCCATCTTCCGGATGGAAGAATTTTTTCCCAAGTTGACCAATCAGACATGGAACAGCGAAGGATGGAAGGCCAATTTATCTTTCTTGTGGAATACGACCTTATCAGCGATATCCACAATCGGAATAAAGCCCTCTCCAAAACCCTTGACACCCTTATAAAAACCGGAACCATTCTTGAATCAAGAATCGATTTCAATGCCGTGGGTACCCTTGCTGATGATTCACCATTTCACACAATCCCCCTTCAGATCCTTTATGCGTCCATTATAGAACCTGACATGGCTGAGACCCTGTTCGATCTACCTGCTGACAACATACACATCATTGACGACGACATGTTGGCAGATTCAAGCGCACCGATCCTTTCTGACCCCCAGGCAATGATATCCCGGCAAAAAACAGCACAGAAAAAAAAGGTCGTGCCAATTTCAAACAAGATCGAGAACCAATCTGTTTCTGCTCCAAAAGACCAGGCTCAGACGGTTGCAGCAGCGGGGGAGTCTCCGTCAAAAGTTACAGGTTCCCTCCGGGTCAACGTAAATCTTCTAGATACCCTCATGACCCTGGCAGGGGAACTGGTACTTAGCCGCAACCAGTTGGTACAGGGAATCAACTCATCCAACGCCAAGGCAACCGAACTTGCCAGCCAACGCATCGACATGATCACCTCTGAACTTCAGGAAACCATCATGCAGACGAGGATGCAGCCCATTTCAAGTATATTCACCAAATTCACCCGGGTGGTGAGGGACCTTTCACGGCAGCTTGAAAAATCCATAGACCTTGTGATCGAGGGAAAAGAGGTTGAGTTAGACAAGACAATCCTGGAATCCATAAATGATCCTTTAACCCACCTTGTTCGAAACTCAGTGGACCACGGCATTGAGACCCCGGATGAACGAACGGCATGCGGCAAGCCCCAGACAGGCCTCATAACCCTCAAGGCATTCCACGATGCAGGCCAGGTCAACATCGTAATTACAGATGACGGCAAGGGGCTGGACCCGGTCAAAATTGCCCACGCTGCAGTGACCAAAGGACTATTGAGCGAACAGCAGGTCATGGAGATGTCCGACAAAGAAAAAACAGACCTCATCCTCTTACCCGGCTTTTCAACGGCGGAACAAGTCACGGATGTTTCAGGCCGTGGGGTTGGAATGGATGTGGTTGTCACCAACCTTGAAAAACTCGGTGGCATCATTGAAATTGACTCGACTCCTGGCAAGGGGACCGTCATACAGATAAAACTGCCCCTGACTCTTGCCATCATTCCAAGCCAGATTATTTCAGTGGGCAAGGAAAAATATGCCGTTCCCCAGGTCAACCTCGACGAACTGCTACGCATTCCTGCGGCCAAGGTCAAGGAAAGGATAGAAAAAGTAGGAGACGCGGATGTGGTCCGCCTCAGGGGAAATCTTCTGCCCCTCCTGGACCTGGCTAAGGTTCTCGGCATTGAGAAAACCTTCGTCGATCCCCAGGACAAGACGGAACGCCCGGACCGGCGAAACACCATTTCCGACAGAAGGGGCACCCGTCTTAACGAATCAGGTCTCCCCATGGCCAAGGACACCCCGTCCCCCCCCCTTGACCGGCAGGGAGTTGATCGGCGGTTCCATGCGGCAAGCGCCATCAACATCGCCGTTGTTTCAGCAGGTTCCTACAAGTACGGACTTGTGGTGGACGAGCTCAAGGATTCAGAAGAGATCGTTGTAAAACCCCTTGGCCGACACATGAAACGGTGCGCAGGTTATGCCGGCGCCACCATCATGGGTGACGGCAGGGTCGCCCTTATCCTTGATGTGTCAAACCTTGCCCAGATGGCAGAACTGACCACAATGGCAGAGACGGAACGGGTTGCCAAAGCGGCAAGGGAGGCCCGTGCAGCCCAGAACATGGCCCAGGACAAGGCATCCCTGCTTTTGTTCAGAAATGCTGAAACAGAATATTTTGCAGCCCCATTGAACCTTGTGGAAAGAATTGAGAGAATTGCCTCTTCTGCCATTGAACATGTGGGCGGGAAAAAGGTAATTCAGTATCGGGGCGGGGCTCTTCCCCTTTACGAACTCTCCCAGGTGACCCAGGTGGGAAGTCTTCCCCAAAGGGATCAGCAGGAGGTGATTGTCTTCAAGGTAAAGGATCGTGAAATCGGGCTCATGGTCTGCCCACCCGTGGATGCCCTGGAGGTATTCCTCGATATTGACGATTCCACCCTCAAGCAGAAATGCATCAACGGCTCCATGATCATTGACGGCCACACCACCCTCCTTGTTGACATATTCGGAATTGTCAAAGAGCTGAATCCAGGCTGGTTCGTCGAAGAACAGACTGCCGCCGATGAAATGACCAAGGGCGGTCAGAAAGTAATTCTCTTTGCAGAAGACTCCGCCTTTTTTCGCAATCAGGTCAGAGGGTTCATGAACGAAGAGGGCTACAAGGTAATTACGGCTGAAGACGGGGCCATCGCCTGGGATCTGCTGAACAAGCACAAGGATGAAATCGACATCATCGTGACGGATCTGGAAATGCCCAACATGGACGGTTTTGAACTTACTGAACGGATCAAAAACCATCCAGAATTCTCCCATTATACCGTTATTGCGCTGACATCCCTTGCCAGTGACGCACACATTGCAAAGGGAGAAAAGGTGGGCATAGACACCTATGAGATCAAGCTTGACAGGGAAAATCTCATGAAGGTGATACGCAATTATCTAACCCTTTAA
- a CDS encoding chemotaxis protein CheW: protein MKEADNTVKPHNMELATFYVGKALCGIDILNIQEINKHFDVTTVPQSADYVVGVLNLRGRIVTILDLGRKLGLSQIEDGAGNRNIIVRSQEEHIGLMVDSISDVVSVDMDKVEPSPSNLNGVKGKYFQGVLKTDSSLIGILDIEEVLKE, encoded by the coding sequence ATGAAAGAAGCAGACAACACGGTAAAACCCCACAACATGGAACTTGCCACATTTTATGTGGGAAAGGCCCTGTGCGGCATTGATATCCTCAATATCCAGGAGATCAACAAACACTTTGATGTCACAACGGTTCCCCAGTCGGCAGACTATGTGGTGGGTGTACTCAACCTGAGGGGAAGGATTGTGACCATCCTGGATCTTGGCAGAAAGCTGGGTCTCTCCCAGATCGAAGATGGTGCAGGCAACCGCAACATCATTGTCCGTTCCCAGGAAGAGCACATCGGCCTGATGGTTGATTCCATAAGCGACGTGGTCAGTGTGGACATGGACAAAGTCGAACCATCTCCGTCCAATTTAAACGGCGTCAAGGGAAAATACTTCCAGGGTGTTCTCAAGACGGATTCAAGTCTGATCGGCATTCTTGATATAGAAGAAGTACTAAAGGAATAG
- a CDS encoding protein-glutamate methylesterase/protein-glutamine glutaminase, whose product MERLGILVVDDTIVYRKIIGDALKEIPGVEIVGTAHNGKVALSKIKTLKPGLVTLDIEMPEMSGIEVLEALQAIPDAPVAVMLSTLTHRGSDMTIKALELGAFDFIGKPDSGTMAENMVKIRAALAPIIAAFRRQQQFRSMIGKRPAPGAVQPRPKTVFPEISSRAPLARNRATLSEIVGIGISTGGPNALARMMPMLSPDLNVPILVVQHMPPMFTQSLAKSLNAKCRLTVKEAANGDPLVPNTVYIAPGGRQMKIIAGPDGKSRNIRITDDPPENSCRPSVDYLFRSIAEHYVGRATAVIMTGMGSDGTRGLGLMKKNGAIVIAQNKESCTVYGMPKEPIESGLADVVVPLDKIAHEITRTIIR is encoded by the coding sequence ATGGAAAGACTAGGAATTCTTGTGGTAGATGACACCATTGTATACAGAAAAATCATCGGCGATGCACTAAAGGAGATCCCAGGGGTCGAGATTGTGGGTACAGCCCACAACGGAAAAGTTGCCCTGTCCAAAATTAAAACCCTCAAACCGGGCCTTGTTACCCTGGACATTGAAATGCCCGAAATGAGTGGCATTGAGGTGCTGGAGGCCCTTCAGGCCATCCCGGATGCGCCCGTGGCTGTTATGCTCAGCACCCTCACCCACAGGGGAAGTGACATGACGATCAAGGCCCTGGAGCTTGGGGCCTTTGACTTTATCGGCAAGCCAGACTCAGGAACCATGGCCGAGAATATGGTAAAGATAAGGGCGGCCCTGGCACCGATCATTGCTGCATTCAGACGCCAGCAGCAGTTTCGAAGTATGATAGGAAAAAGACCGGCTCCAGGTGCAGTCCAGCCTCGGCCCAAAACAGTTTTCCCTGAAATATCCTCCCGGGCCCCCCTTGCACGAAACCGGGCAACCCTTTCCGAAATTGTAGGCATCGGTATTTCCACAGGGGGCCCAAACGCCCTTGCCCGGATGATGCCCATGCTCTCGCCCGACCTGAATGTCCCCATCCTCGTGGTTCAGCATATGCCGCCGATGTTTACCCAGTCCCTTGCAAAGAGTTTGAATGCAAAGTGCCGGCTTACGGTCAAGGAAGCCGCAAACGGTGATCCCCTTGTGCCCAACACCGTTTACATCGCCCCGGGTGGACGGCAGATGAAGATTATCGCGGGACCGGACGGCAAGAGCAGAAACATCAGAATAACGGATGATCCGCCTGAAAACTCCTGCAGACCCTCGGTGGACTATCTTTTCCGATCCATTGCCGAGCACTATGTGGGAAGGGCCACCGCTGTGATCATGACGGGGATGGGCTCCGACGGAACCCGGGGACTTGGCCTCATGAAAAAAAACGGTGCCATTGTTATTGCCCAGAACAAGGAGAGCTGTACGGTTTATGGAATGCCTAAGGAGCCCATTGAATCCGGATTGGCAGACGTTGTCGTCCCCCTGGATAAAATAGCCCACGAGATAACCCGAACCATAATCAGATGA